In Drechmeria coniospora strain ARSEF 6962 chromosome 03, whole genome shotgun sequence, the DNA window AAGGATGTCGCCAACGTCTGgctctcgctcgccggcctcttcCGCCGCTTCATGGGCCGAGCACGCCAGCGCATCGACATCCTGAGGCAGTTCGACGGCCTCgtgcgcgacggcgagatgctcgtcgtcctggGACCCCCCGGAGCCGGCTGCTCCACCTTCCTCAAGACCATCGCCGGCGAGATGAACGGCATCTTTGTCGACGATGGTTCCTACTTCAATTATCAGGGTACGTTCCCTTTCGCGTTTTTTCCCCTTACTGTCTCGCCCCTCCTTGTTCGTCGCCGAGTTGGAAAATCGTTTCGTCGTGTCGTTTTCGCTTGCCATCCATGTACCCTTTGGCGTCGTGCAACCGCCGTGCGCGCCTGTCATTTATGTAATAAATCTCCATCGCATATCGCGGCATCCGATCGGACGGAAGATGCCGCACCACCCCAGATCTGCGACACCCTCCCCAAAACGTGGTCGCTGCGGGCCTCCAGTGGAACAGTCGCGCGGAAGTTGCCGCCCGCCCGCAtcccgcctccgccgcccgtgTGGAACATGCAGCGTCGGCTAACTTGATTCAATTCAATTGCAGGCATGACCGCCAAGGAAATGCACACGAACCATCGGGGCGAAGCCATCTACActgccgaggtcgacgtccACTTCCCCATGCTGACGGTTGGCGATACCCTCACTTTtgccgcccgcgcccgccagCCCCGCCAGCTACCCCAGGGACTCAACCGGAATGATTTCGCCGCCCACCTCCGTgacgtcgtcatggccatgtTCGGCATCACCCACACCGTCAACACGCGCGTCGGCAACGAGTACATTCGCGGCGTCTCGGGTGGCGAGCGCAAGCGCGTCACCATCTCCGAGGCCGCCCTGTCCGGCGCTCCGCTTCAGTGCTGGGACAACTCCACCCGCGGTCTCGACTCGGCCAACGCCATCGAGTTTTGCCGAACCTTGCGCCTGCAGACCGAGCTCTTCTCCAGCACCGCCTTCGTCTCCATCTACCAGGCCCCCCAGAGCGCCTATGACCTCTTCGACAAGGCCGCCGTTCTCTACGAGGGTCGCCAGATCTTCTTCggccgcgccgacgccgcgaAGCAGTActtcgtcgacctcggcttcGAATGCCCCCCGCGACAGACGACGCCCGATTTCTTGACCTCCATGACCTCCCCCCTGGAGCGTGTTGTCCGACCTGGCTTCGAGGGCAAGGCCCCCAGGACGCCCGACGAGTTTGCTGCCGCCTGGAGGGACAGCGCCGAGTACGCGGCCCTGCAGGCCGAGATTGAGGAGTACAAAAAGTCGCACCCCATCGACGGGCCTTCGGCCGAGGCCTTCCGCGCCTCCAAGCGCGCCCAGCAGGCCAAGGGCCAGCGCAAGAAGTCGCCCTTCACCCTGTCGTACGGTCAGCAGGTCCAGCTGTGCCTGTGGCGAGGCTGGAAGCGCCTGAGCGGCGACCCCAGCTTGACCGTCGGTGCCCTCATCGGAAACTTCGTCATGGCCCTCATCATCGGCAGCGTCTTCTTCAACCTTAGCGAcacctcctcgagcttcttcCAGCGCGGCGCCCTCTTGTTCTTCGCCTGTCTGATGAACGCCTTCGCGTCGGCCCTCGAGGTATGGACCGGCCCTTCCCGCGAGCCCTCCGCCCGCTGACGAACCCCCCCCGCAGATCCTCACCCTCTATGCCCAACGACCCATCGTCGAGAAGCATAGCCGTTATGCCCTGTACCacccgtcggccgaggccgttgCCTCCATGCTGTGCGACATGCCGTACAAGATTGTCAACTCCATCATCTTCAACCTGACCATCTACTTCATGACCAACCTCCGGAGGGAGCCGagcgccttcttcttcttcctgcTTATCTCCTTCGCCACCGTCATGGTCATGTCCATGATCTTCCGGACCatcgcctcggcgtcgcgcaCCCTGTTCCAAGCCCTCgttcccgccgccgtcctcatcCTCTACCTCGTAGTCTTCACCGGTTTCGTCCTGCCCAAGCGTTACATGCTCGACTGGTGCCGGTGGCTGAGCTACATCGACCCCCTCGCCTACGCCTTCGAGGACCTCATGGTCAACGAGTTCCACAACCGCCAGTTTGAGTGTGACCAGTTCGTTCCGACGGCCCAGGGACCGACTGCCGAGGCGACCGCTCAGTTGTCGGAGTATGCCGGTGTCGGCGGCGCGAATCACGTCTGCAGCTCCGTCGGTGCCGTTCCGGGACGTTCCTACGTGTCGGGAGACGAGTACATCCGCTCGCAGTTTGGCTACGAATGGGTCAACCGCTGGCGCAACTTtggcatcatcatcgccttcACCGTCTTTCTCCTCTTCTgctacctcgtcgccgccgagctggtgTCGGAGAAGAAATCAAAGGGCGAGGTGCTCATGTACCGCCGCGGCCACAAGCCGGCCGCGGCCAGGCACGCTGAGAAGAagcgcgacgccgaggccgtcatgGCGAACATCGGCcccatcgtcaccgccgagAGGAGCCACAGGCAGGGCAAGGAAGGCGGCGTGCTCCAGGTTCAGACCTCCGTCTTCCAGTGGCACGACGTGTGCTACGACATCAAGATCAAGGGCGAGCCGCGCCGCATCCTCGACCACGTCGACGGTTGGGTGAAGCCCGGAACGCTGACGGCTCTCATGGGCGTCTCCGGTGCCGGCAAGACCACTCTTCTCGACTGCCTGGCCGACCGCACGGCCATGGGCGTCATCACCGGCGAGATGTTCGTCGACGGACAGCTGCGAGACATGTCCTTCCAGCGCAAGACCGGCTACGTCCAGCAGCAGGATCTGCACctgcagacgacgacggtccgcGAGGCCCTGAACTTCAGCGCCCTTCTGCGGCAGCCCGCCCACGTGCCGAAGGAGGAGAAACTCGCGTACGTCGAGGAGGTCATCAAGCTcctcgagatggacgagtATGCCGATGCTGTCGTCGGTGTTCCGGGCGAAGGCCTGAACGTCGAACAGCGGAAGCGTCTCACCATTGgtgtcgagctcgccgcgaAGCCCCCGCTCctgctcttcgtcgacgagcctACCTCCGGGCTCGACTCGCAAACCTCCTGGGCCATCCTGGATCTCCTCGAGAAGCTAACCAAGGCCGGCCAGGCCGTTCTCTGCACCATCCACCAACCGTCTGCCATGCTCTTCCAGCGCTTTGATCGTCTGCTCTTCCTTGCCAAGGGCGGCAAGACGGTCTACTTTGGCGAGATTGGCGAAAACTCAAAGATGCTGACCAGCTACTTTGAGCGCAACGGCGGCCATCCCTGTCCCGACGAGGCGAACCCGGCCGAGTGGATGTTGGAGGTTATCGGGGCCGCGCCCGGAACGTCGACGGATATTGACTGGTTCAGAACGTGGCGCGAGAGCCCCGAGTACACGGCCGTTCAGGAAGAGCTCGAAGAGATCAAGCGCGAGAAGCGCGACACGACGGATAACCCGCCGGCAGATGAGGACGCCGGCAGCTACCGCGAGTTCGCAGCCCCTCTTGCCGTCCAGCTCAAGGAGAACATCTACCGCGTCTTCCAGCAGTACTGGCGAACCCCCGTCTACATTTACTCCAAGACTGCCCTGtgcaccctcgtcgccctcttcATCGGCTTCATCTTCTTCGATGCCCCCAACAGCATTCAAGGCCTGCAGAATCAAATGTTCGCCATATTCCAGCTCCTTACCGTTTTCGGCCAAATAGTCCAGCAGTCCATGCCGCAGTTTGTCATACAGCGCTCCCTTTACGAAGCCCGAGAGCGGCCATCCAAGGTGTATTCCTGGAAGGTCTTCATGCTGTCGCAGATCATTGTCGAATTACCCTGGAATAGTCTTATGGCCGTCCTGATGTACTTTTGCTGGTATTATCCCGTCGGCCTCTACCGCAACGCCATACCTACGGATGCTGTTGCCGAGCGCGGGGCCCTCATGTTCCTCTTCCTGCTCATGTTCATGATCTTCACCGGCACCTTCTCGACGTTCATCATTGCCGGCTTCGAAACCGCCGAGGCTGGTGGAAACATGGCCAACCTGATGTTTACCTTGTGCCTCATCTTCTGCGGTGTCCTCGCGACCCCCGCGACCCTCCCTGGCTTTTGGATTTTCATGTGTAAGCACGCATTCCCCCACGCCTGTGCAGGCTCTCTGCCCCTCCGTTGTTGGTCGCCCCTGACTAACATATCCAGATCGCGTTTCGCCATTCACATACCTTGTGAGCGGCCTTCTCAGCGTGGGCGTTGCCaacaccgtcgtcgtctgcgcCGAAAACGAGTTCCTGCACTTCGCGCCCCCCGACGGCCAGACGTGTGGCGAATACATGGCCGCGTATGAGTCTGTCTTTGGCGGAAAGCTGCAAAACGACACCTCCACCGTTCTCTGTTCCTTTTGCCCAATCTCCGAGACCAACACGTTCCTCGCGGGCGTGAGCAGCAACTACGATGATCGTTGGCGCAACTTTGGCATCCTGTGGGCGTATGTCATTTTCAACGTTGTCGCAGCCCTCTTCGTCTATTGGCTTGCCCGCGTGCCCAAGAAGCAActcggcaagggcaagaagAAGGAATAACCTACCCTCCCCGCTCCCTTCGATTCACCCTACAGCGCCATTTCTCGCCTCGCATCTGCACGACTTCACACCCGCCATTCACGGGGGAAACCGTATGCTACACTGCCCACTAAGATGGGGAGCATTTCGGCTCCACGTACAATTCTCTTGTTGCATATCACACTCGCATTGGCTCTCTATTTCAttcctgtacttgcattcgGTTGCGGCGCACGATAGACCGGTGGGTGTCAGTTGGTGGTCTCAGATGGATTCGTCACTCTTCAGAACCCTAGCTCCAGGAAAGAGACAGATGATAAA includes these proteins:
- a CDS encoding ABC transporter ABCl1 codes for the protein MAALYGMNANYDATAASKGVPITDRHGTRDEVEMVATAAATAAAGAPSHSPEPTSTQATSLTEGDTDERPSPPNTLRKGADDDDDDADDDAHVEMQRRSSVVQALARSYSRASAVGSKDSNPFFADADSPLNPNSDKFSGREWAKAIVELVSQDGGSFRSAGVCFQNLNVFGYGEATDYQKDVANVWLSLAGLFRRFMGRARQRIDILRQFDGLVRDGEMLVVLGPPGAGCSTFLKTIAGEMNGIFVDDGSYFNYQGMTAKEMHTNHRGEAIYTAEVDVHFPMLTVGDTLTFAARARQPRQLPQGLNRNDFAAHLRDVVMAMFGITHTVNTRVGNEYIRGVSGGERKRVTISEAALSGAPLQCWDNSTRGLDSANAIEFCRTLRLQTELFSSTAFVSIYQAPQSAYDLFDKAAVLYEGRQIFFGRADAAKQYFVDLGFECPPRQTTPDFLTSMTSPLERVVRPGFEGKAPRTPDEFAAAWRDSAEYAALQAEIEEYKKSHPIDGPSAEAFRASKRAQQAKGQRKKSPFTLSYGQQVQLCLWRGWKRLSGDPSLTVGALIGNFVMALIIGSVFFNLSDTSSSFFQRGALLFFACLMNAFASALEILTLYAQRPIVEKHSRYALYHPSAEAVASMLCDMPYKIVNSIIFNLTIYFMTNLRREPSAFFFFLLISFATVMVMSMIFRTIASASRTLFQALVPAAVLILYLVVFTGFVLPKRYMLDWCRWLSYIDPLAYAFEDLMVNEFHNRQFECDQFVPTAQGPTAEATAQLSEYAGVGGANHVCSSVGAVPGRSYVSGDEYIRSQFGYEWVNRWRNFGIIIAFTVFLLFCYLVAAELVSEKKSKGEVLMYRRGHKPAAARHAEKKRDAEAVMANIGPIVTAERSHRQGKEGGVLQVQTSVFQWHDVCYDIKIKGEPRRILDHVDGWVKPGTLTALMGVSGAGKTTLLDCLADRTAMGVITGEMFVDGQLRDMSFQRKTGYVQQQDLHLQTTTVREALNFSALLRQPAHVPKEEKLAYVEEVIKLLEMDEYADAVVGVPGEGLNVEQRKRLTIGVELAAKPPLLLFVDEPTSGLDSQTSWAILDLLEKLTKAGQAVLCTIHQPSAMLFQRFDRLLFLAKGGKTVYFGEIGENSKMLTSYFERNGGHPCPDEANPAEWMLEVIGAAPGTSTDIDWFRTWRESPEYTAVQEELEEIKREKRDTTDNPPADEDAGSYREFAAPLAVQLKENIYRVFQQYWRTPVYIYSKTALCTLVALFIGFIFFDAPNSIQGLQNQMFAIFQLLTVFGQIVQQSMPQFVIQRSLYEARERPSKVYSWKVFMLSQIIVELPWNSLMAVLMYFCWYYPVGLYRNAIPTDAVAERGALMFLFLLMFMIFTGTFSTFIIAGFETAEAGGNMANLMFTLCLIFCGVLATPATLPGFWIFMYRVSPFTYLVSGLLSVGVANTVVVCAENEFLHFAPPDGQTCGEYMAAYESVFGGKLQNDTSTVLCSFCPISETNTFLAGVSSNYDDRWRNFGILWAYVIFNVVAALFVYWLARVPKKQLGKGKKKE